The window CCCGCTGGAAGTTACTGTTTTGCCTGCTGCTAGGTGTCGCTGCGCACGCCCCTTGCTCAGGGCAAAATGCTCATCTCTTCTCTTCACCTCGGCCTGATTCACCTCGGCCCGAATTGCAGCGGCCTGAATTTCTGCGACCTGATTCACTGCGGCACGTCCCGGCTCGGCAAGAATCGTCTGCCGCACGATGGGACTTCTCGGATGCCGATCGCTCTGCTGGCTGGGGTGTCCCGCAGAGCCCACTGAGATCAGCTCAACAGTCGCAGGCGAGATTTCGTGAGATTGCCGATGCCAATGTCGCGCCTATCTCCGAGGTTGCCAATGACAACGCGCATTTTGTTGAGCAGTGGATCGATCTTGCGGAGCGACACTCTGATCTCTCCGAACGACTCGACCAAGCCACCGCTAAACTGCAGGCCACTTCGGCTGATCTCGACGACATCACCTCGAAAATCGAGCACTATGGTTTGACGCCCACGATTGGGTTGCTACTGCGGAGTAAGCAGGACCAATTGGATCAGTGGCAGGTCCGCGACTCGGATAATTCATTCGTGAGTGAAGACCTCGCCCGCGCGCGGGCGTTGCAGTTGGCCATCGAAATGGTTGATCACGATGGCTCGAACGTGCAGGCGCAGAGTGAGCGACTTTGGGCGGCAACGCAGCGGCCCGCATCCGTTAGCGAAAAATCACAACTGCAGGCTCTCCTTCGCGACCGGCATCAATGGCTGACCGCGCTGCGACAGGGTTACGAGGACTACCAGCAAAAATTGAGCGAGCTCGATACCACGACGCGGGCCTCGACGAAACTGACGAGTGATTATCGCCGGCTGGTGGACCGCCACATCACATGGATTCGTAGTGGCCAGCCACTCGGCCTCAGCGATCTGAAGCAGCTTCGCAGCGGCTTGGCAGCATTGTTGGACGCTCGTCGTAGCGGAGATTTTGGATACTCGCTGCAACGCAAATGGGTTTCTGATTCTGTCGCGGGAATTGGATTGATGTTCTCGATCGTGGTCATTCTGATCGTGCGTTGGCGAGCCAAGACGTGGTTGATCGGTATCGGAGAACGGAAGCGACTGCGACACGCAACCACCGACGCTCGTCTACTCGTAGCGAGCGTGCTCACGGTGACTGTGGCCCTGACGCTGCCCACAGTGCTTTATGCTATCGCGCGCTGGCTGGGCAGTGGCTATGTTTCCGAATCGACGCTCAATGCATCCAGCGGATTTTATGCGGCAGCGTTGGTCGCTTTGCTGGTGGAAGTACCGCGGCAGCTACTGCGCAATTGGGGTTACGTCGATAAGCACGTGGCCGTCGAGCTTCCTCGCCGCGAGCGTGCTTCAAATTACCTGAAGCTGATCGGGTTCGCGCTGGTAATGGCGGCCTATCTAATCAGTTTGACCGCAGAAATCGACCATGGCATTTGGCGAGGTTCCGTCGCCCGCGTCGGCTTCATCGTGGCGATGTCCTTGGTGGCCTGGACCCTGCATCTGTCGCTGCGACCGAGTGGTGGTTTTCTCGAACCATTGATCGCGAAGTTGGGTGGCCATGTGATCCATCGCATCCGTTTTGTGATCTACATCATCGGTGTGGGATTCCCGTTGGCAATGATCGCCCTGACGGCACTCGGATATGGTTTTACTGCGATTGCCATCATCCAACGCGCGATCATCACGGTCGCTGCCCTGCTGATCGCGGTCACGCTCTGGCCGGCGGTGAAGATTCTCTCTGCGCGAGGATGGGCCTTGCTCACCGGCACGGCACCGCCACCGAGCAGTCGGGATGAGCACTCTGATCATCGTGATCCCGTAGACTCGTCTGCGTCCGGCGTCTTGGCCGAGCACTATTTGGAGTTGAAGCATCAACTGGCGTTTCTCTGCCAGTGTGCGTTAGTGTTCGCCACCATCGCGAGCGTGGCATGGCTGTGGATCGACATTTTTCCCAGCATGCACCTAGGCAATCCCGTTGTCTGGAATGTCCATGACACCGTCACCAACTCTGTGGTGAACGAAGCGGGGCAAACGATGGTGAGCTCCAGCGTCGAAACCACACCGATCACCATGTTGCACCTCGGCTTTGCAGCGTTGACACTGTTCGTCGCATTCCAACTTGCCAAGTTATTGCCGGCCTTGTTCGATGCATTGGTGTTGCAGCGAGTTTCTTTCGACGAAGGGATGGAGCACTTTTCGCTGGTGCTCGGACGATTTGTATTGTTCGCCGTGGGGTGCTTTATCGCGTGCAAAACCATTGGTATTCGCTGGCAAACGATTCAGTGGTTAGCCGTTGGATTGACCATCGGTTTGGGGTTTGGGCTGCAAGACATGGTCCGCAATCTGTTTGGCGGGTTAATTGTGCTATTTGAGAAGCCGGCCCACTTGGGCGATTTCATCTCCGTCGGCAATGTCCGCGGACGCGTCGCTGCGCAGCGACTGCGCACGACCATCCTGTCGGACGACGATGGTCGCGAAGTAATCATTCCCAATCAAAATTTTGTCGGTGAGCAGGTGGTCAACTGGCGTGGCGCGGGACGACTGAGTGTGATCCCAGTCGAGGTCGCCGTCAGTCGCGACGAGCGTCCCGCCGACGTCTGCCGGCTGTTGACCGAGCTGGCAATCGAGCAAGATGATGTGTTGTTGACCCCGACGCCGCAGGCCACATTGGTGTGTGTGGGGAAGCGTTCGCAGCGGATCGAGTTGCGGGTGTGGATCGAAGATGGCCACGATGCCGAGGTTTATCGCGACGCATTACTGAGGCTAGTCCGCCGCTATCTAGCGGAGAAAAACTGGCTTGCGAAAACGCAGCCGGCTCAGCCACCGATGCGTGATCGCTGGGACGGTTCCGAACGCGACGCTCCCCGCCGACGCAGCCGAAATGGCCGGGCTGCTTGATATCTGGCCGGTGAGGTTTCGCCGAGCTTGCTCCCTTCGTAGTCAGCATTCATTTGCATGCGAGACCGCAGGGGCACGGCGTCTCTGTCCCCGAGAGGAACTCTGTCCCCGTGAGGAACGCAGTGGATTCAGTACTGGCGTATCGCCCCGAGTTGCTGCCGCCCGTCGACCATGCCCAGACGCTGTTTCGATAGGTAGAAGTCAAAGACTTGCGCAAGTCCACTCGAGTGCCAAAATCCAAAGATTGAACAGGCCCGATTACCATCCAAACGGCTGGTCAAAACACATTGTCCGCCAGACGATCTACCCATCCTGTGCCGGTGGTCGCGCGATCAGTTCCCAGGAGTCGGGCTCTTGCAGCAGCGAGATCAGGTCGGGCCAACTCGCTTGCAGTGCCGCGGCTACTTCCGCGGGAAACTCGCCTGCGATCGTCGTCAAATCTGCAAGGGGATCTCTACCAGAATCTTGCGCCGATGCGCCATCGTGC of the Allorhodopirellula heiligendammensis genome contains:
- a CDS encoding mechanosensitive ion channel domain-containing protein, with translation MNPIPLPRARWKLLFCLLLGVAAHAPCSGQNAHLFSSPRPDSPRPELQRPEFLRPDSLRHVPARQESSAARWDFSDADRSAGWGVPQSPLRSAQQSQARFREIADANVAPISEVANDNAHFVEQWIDLAERHSDLSERLDQATAKLQATSADLDDITSKIEHYGLTPTIGLLLRSKQDQLDQWQVRDSDNSFVSEDLARARALQLAIEMVDHDGSNVQAQSERLWAATQRPASVSEKSQLQALLRDRHQWLTALRQGYEDYQQKLSELDTTTRASTKLTSDYRRLVDRHITWIRSGQPLGLSDLKQLRSGLAALLDARRSGDFGYSLQRKWVSDSVAGIGLMFSIVVILIVRWRAKTWLIGIGERKRLRHATTDARLLVASVLTVTVALTLPTVLYAIARWLGSGYVSESTLNASSGFYAAALVALLVEVPRQLLRNWGYVDKHVAVELPRRERASNYLKLIGFALVMAAYLISLTAEIDHGIWRGSVARVGFIVAMSLVAWTLHLSLRPSGGFLEPLIAKLGGHVIHRIRFVIYIIGVGFPLAMIALTALGYGFTAIAIIQRAIITVAALLIAVTLWPAVKILSARGWALLTGTAPPPSSRDEHSDHRDPVDSSASGVLAEHYLELKHQLAFLCQCALVFATIASVAWLWIDIFPSMHLGNPVVWNVHDTVTNSVVNEAGQTMVSSSVETTPITMLHLGFAALTLFVAFQLAKLLPALFDALVLQRVSFDEGMEHFSLVLGRFVLFAVGCFIACKTIGIRWQTIQWLAVGLTIGLGFGLQDMVRNLFGGLIVLFEKPAHLGDFISVGNVRGRVAAQRLRTTILSDDDGREVIIPNQNFVGEQVVNWRGAGRLSVIPVEVAVSRDERPADVCRLLTELAIEQDDVLLTPTPQATLVCVGKRSQRIELRVWIEDGHDAEVYRDALLRLVRRYLAEKNWLAKTQPAQPPMRDRWDGSERDAPRRRSRNGRAA